The Toxorhynchites rutilus septentrionalis strain SRP chromosome 3, ASM2978413v1, whole genome shotgun sequence genome includes a region encoding these proteins:
- the LOC129775207 gene encoding adipokinetic hormone/corazonin-related peptide-like, with protein MFCNRRQQLEKLVLFVLFSAVLTSTMSNAQVTFSRDWNAGKRSLVETSQPASECSAILRSISNLCTAITKNIQHLTVCETRSLIKTMQYDDVLGESSNGNSLPLFANNHL; from the exons ACGCCAGCAGCTGGAAAAGCTCGTCTTGTTCGTTTTGTTCTCCGCTGTGCTCACATCGACTATGTCGAATGCTCAAGTCACATTCTCTCGCGATTGGAACGCAGGCAAGCGGTCGCTAGTAGAAACCAGCCAGCCGGCGAGCGAGTGCAGCGCCATCTTGAGGTCAATCTCGAATCTGTGCACTGCTATCACG AAAAACATTCAACACCTGACCGTGTGTGAGACAAGATCGTTGATTAAAACCATGCAATATGACGATGTGTTGGGCGAAAGTAGCAACGGTAATAGTCTGCCACTTTTCGCGAACAACCACCTGTAA